ctGTTCCAGGAGATCCTGTGAGATTTCATGCTATGTACATGGTAAGATGCATCTCTGATCGAGCGAAAAGTTTCCAACCTGCATATCTTGTTTCATATGGAAGAATGTCAGTTGCAGTAAATAAGTTAGCAGTCCTGGCATTTCGAAATAATTATGGAAGAATTGAATATCAGACTCTGCAGTGGCATGACAGTATCAGTTAAcagaataaaagaaaatcaacttatttaggtactttactagttttattttgaagtagTAAGGACCTCCCTTTCCATCACATACCTGCGTAGCTACGCAGGTATGTGATGGAAAGGAAGGTACCAAGGTACCTTTCTGTTGCGACGTGCGTATATTGTTTTACACGCTGTACACTGTTATGTATTGTATGATCTTTGTGGCTCAACGATATCGTTTTATATACGGGAATAGGgtatattacgcaaagctcagcgcagatggcgctactggtacaactaaggtaagGCAAAAaacgccaattttcaatattgttgcagatttacgaccagaaataccttctacgcaatcgtggtgcaagtttaaaggaaaaattattattactattataattatttttattttaggttatgttctgcattatttggtcaaactggtcataaactgatataaacttgattttgactgaagatcttacctgtatgaagtccaagcgatttttcccaatatttcggcacccgaatatgctatattgttgtatattttcactaaCGAATGCTTatataatgaaaggattaataaagtactctaaaataaacgttttaatcgacatagcaaaaggcggcaaagcttttgtgtacctaacatacggtgttgtactctggcgggataaatttgctgtaatactccctatttcGATGCATGGATGCGTGTGATTAAAAACACCCCGTCTGAACCGACGGGCGGCAAAAAGGCCGTGTTGTGTGATTTCCTATGAGCGAGTTACCTAGGTGCATACAACTGTCAATGTCATTACGTTATTTTCATTacagacaaaatataattcctcccatgaatgatttttttaagctTTGTTGAGTTGAGCTTcagaagaaagaaaattataatacatacgTGCATCTAGTTCTGTAAAATCTGAAATATGGATGATCCAGATCTAGAGAAAATAAGGCAGCAACGTATTGCTCAGTTACAGGCACAACATGGCGTAAGTATATGTATCTGAggaaaagatttttgtttggttaGGATCTTGACAATcttcattttttatacatcgaaattataatgtaggtataatatttcaaactgTATTGTATACAGATgtactataaattatttcagagTACCTAGATATTATAAtgtgaatttttgttttgtttttagaagcttatttttatatacacttGCCACAGCAAGGATGGACCACAgcatacagacagatacatCCATAACCTTCAAATATGTTTCTGTTTTTGCACTCTACATcccagttatttattttgttcattttaactttaaatgcAGCATTTCCTTTGGTTAATGTTATACTTGTCTGTAAGACTTCTTATGATAGATCTAATCTACTATTAggtatatgaatattttcctCGTGATCAGTAGTAGTTcctaattttatacataatgaTTTATCTTTTTAGGGTGGTGACCCTAATCAAGTCAAGGCACAGGAGGAACGCATGCAGGCAATGGAAGAAGCAAAACACACCATACTTGCACAAGCACTAGATCAAAATGCAAGAGCCAgacgtaaatatatttaattttgacaaatttacAACATTACAACTGAAATAACAACTGAAAATACCTATTTCCTGAAAATATCTATTTCCTGAAAATACCTATTTCCTGAAAATACCtctcaaaaatttatttgtacttattttcttaaaacacAATTAGCCTAAATAATgtacaatttcaattttacgTTGTTTATGACACAAAAGAACtttctttttgataaaattgacaatgcatattttatttacagtaaaCACAATCAAAATCAGCAAGCCAGAGAAAGCAGGTATGGTGGAAAATATGATCTGCAGAATGGCCCAAATGGGACAAGTTCAGAGTAAAATCTCTGAACAAGAACTCATACAACTTTTGGAATCTATCAACCAGCAGATGCCCAAAACAAACAGCTCAGTGAAATTTGATCGAAGAAGGGCAGCTATTGATTCAGATGATGATGACATTTAGCAGACTTCTACATGTAGGCAAACCAAATGATGGTGTACTCTGACATCATTTTAATGGCACTACTGTCTGGATGGAAAAGGCATCAGGAAAAATAATTCCTCTCTCAACAGCCTCTTGATTTCCAGTTGGAGTTTAGCATTTGGTTTCATAATAgctttatttaagtttatacaATTACCTAATGCCTTAATTAAaacactaatattttattattaaatagtttgttttaaatacaacTCATAAGCTTTGACAGTGGCTGGTGGTAAAAACCTTGATCTTTGGCTTTTCCAAGTattatcataacattttttaaattaatattgtatgttgaactgattatgtaggtatatttttaaaatcataccTGTAAGAAATAGTTCGAGTTGTTGACACCACTGACtggttttattacttttttttgtctatacCTCTTCAAGCTTAGTTACATCACTGGGAAATTACttcaacaaaaactaaaacataaaatatctgtttaataaaaatcatgaaactaagattattttctttcatttaaattgttatatacatggaattagtatgtATTTCGGAGCACCTAAGTACTCATATTACTGGAAGTATTGTCTAATCTATGACCATATACACAACAAACATTATTAGGTTTTATCTGTAAAGGTATGTATCTATCACGGTACAATCTATAATTTCCATAACGAATTTTTAACgaacttttttctttaataacacatttagcattcatattgttatttttgactTCTCAACTTTCAAGGTGTCGAAATAATGTGTAGACATTTATCGGTAGGAATCATTAATTGCACCTTTGTAACGTGATGTCATACAATGattagataattaaaaaacggCGTGTTGTTCCGCCCtataataggaccactccataatatcctcccgtggatgtcgtacgaggcaactaagggacacacagcctaagcagctgataggtaacgAAAACATTCACAAGGATGGTTGATGGCAGGCAGGCAGCCGGTTGTataatcacagctgaatcaagtttattgttcttttttcttcATGTTTACCcagggcttcgcggcttcacaactcCGAACGTaaccgggaacatgcagagatgaaagagagataggtactttcaaagatatgataaaaataatatcgcacatttttggactgttccaaacgctccatactaaatgatacCCTAACTTGACGTCACGTCACGACTGAGTAATAAAAGCTATGTTTATTCGAcaggtatgtaggtacaatcCTCGGTACATAGTTGAACCTACAGACCATTTAACCAAAATGGTGGCCGTCAGCACAAGTTTAATTAGAGATGAAAGTATTAGAAAGGATTTTTAGtggtattatttataaagaaataaatgactaTTTTGAATTTCGCGGGTAACCACGAAAAATCCcatgaataacatttttatctctAATTAAACCTGCGCTGACCTATGGTTCAacttatgtattatatgttataCCTTAAATATTGCGTTCGTGCTGTGATGaatgttttacaattttcgGTAGGCAGGTACAGGTCCTTATCTCTAGACATCACAAGTAGACATCTAGGTATTCTGTGTATAAATGTGCTATAGAGTAACCTACCTACtaagttaattaaagttaTCTATAGGTAAATGGTCGTCACATCATTACACACAGGTGCAAAATTAAATCTGTTGTCTAAATCATAATTATCAcgctatataggtacttacgtaGTTAATCATTAATCAAACAGATTTATATCGATTAGGTAGTCATATAGGAAGATATAAAAgggtttaaaataatatatttttcaatcgtTTTAAAATGGCGTTTCATAAGAGCCTCTTTCTTTTGTGCGTGGGCGTATCGGTGGTGGTTGCCGGGAGGTCTCCTCAAGCAGACAAGATCGAGGCTTTGTATAAGACCCTTGGTGGCGTTGGGAGAATATCTGATAATGTTCTTGAGGACGCTAGCTTAGATGTTGTAAGTAGATTGAAATTAAATCAGTGTTTCTGAAATGGTTAGTTACCtaaacatttcataaatttggTTAAATTCTGTTAAGCAATCTGGCCGTGAACGTTTCTATTTTCATGGCTTCCACATGTTAGCAAATATtctataagtacctacattcaATCTTAGGTACATGTCATGAAAGTATAGAAGTTTTATGTCCGTGCTTAAACTcttatgatattaaaaataccagGTTATAAAACGTAAAAAGATGCAAgatattaaacttatttaacttattttttagcCCGAACTGGTTAGGAAATACAACTATCCTTTAGAAGAGCATACCGTGTCGACTGGGGATGGCTACATCCTGCGCATGCACCGCATCCCGCACGGCCGAGACAGTCACAGCACCCCAGGAGGCCGGTCAGTCGTGTTCCTCATGCATGGATTGCTGTCTTCTTCCGCTGACTACGTCCTCATGGGTCCAGGTTGCGGACTGGGTAAGTGATCGTTTAGAAGTCTTCAAAAAGTTTGCCTCATATTATCGAGTGGAAACTTGATTTGGAAcgataaacataataatttttcataatgatatgaatgaaataaaatacgagCTAACGTACCGGCGAAAtgcagtttaaaataaaagttcatGAGGAATTGAGAACCTCCTTTGTTTTGTAGTAGGTTAATAAATCTCCAAACtttcttacaaaatattatcttcCTGCGTTTGATTGCtaggtattaattttgtacagGCGCTTATAAAGTaacaaagaaagaaagtaataatttattgcaaacaaaacGAAACGTATACAGCGTAAAGTAAACGTACCTGTATCGTTTAACATTGTTTATGTTGCAGCATACATCCTGGCTGAAGAGGGTTTTGACGTGTGGATGGGTAACGCACGTGGGAACTACTACTCTCGCCGTCACACCAACTTGAACCCCGACAGCCTTTTGAGTACGGCCTTCTGGAGTTTCTCGTGGGATGAAATCGGGAATATAGATCTGCCTGCAATGATAGACTACACCCTCAGAGTGTCCGGTCGAGACCGACTCCACTACGTGGGTCATTCCCAGGGAACCACATCGTTCTTCGTGATGGGCTCGCTTCGCCCGGATTATAATGCAAAGATCATTTCTATGCACGCTCTAGCCCCAGTCGCGTATATGGCAAACAACCAAAACCTTTTATTGAGATTTATATCTCAATACGCCAATAATATTGAAGTAAGTGTGttgacattatattttattttcagtcttTTCAAGTTTTACTACCAACTAAAGtgtcaagaagattagttgataCCTTTACATTAATCATAGTTTCAATAATGAGTACAATTAgcccgcagggcagcttgtggcgagctgttggggagtagcgaccccacggacctgagtgctcccaggggaggcccctgttcctcaaggtcggagtggaaaccgagaggtaacaggacccctacctctggcttgccttcatcggccggccagagtggagtcgcgagagctatatgctcgaagggtggtagtgtaaaatgtcataacgccgggggcgtctgactggatcaccaCGATTTCGCGCCCCAcagactcacctctctacacccttagccgcccACGTCAATGTTGCCCCTTCGTCGCCAATCAcggcgactgatttgaggggcccatcTAGTGTGCAGCAagtcaccacctgccactgaatagtcggttatcatgattatggcagatgaccgaactctttgcaatagcccgttctcagtccatccaaatttcattctatagagcagtacttctatccattattctgcaatagttcacactcccgccgagacctgctccGGCCGACcggcatatcatttcattggtatatagtatatattagttgatttatataggtacagcATTACCTAGGGAATGTATCATCTCTAATAATACCACTACAATCAATTTGTAATTCAGCCTTTATAGTAAGATAAATAAGTGAGGTATTCATTTCCCTAGTATGCAATGATTATTTTCAGTTCGCATTATCTCTGATTGGCGTTGGAGAGTTCCTGCCTAACAACAATGTGATGACCTGGGCTGGCCAGGCTTTGTGCATGGACGAGGCGCTGTTCCAACCTGTCTGCAGTAATATACTCTTCCTGGTCGCCGGGTGGAGCCAAGATCAACACAATGCTGTGAGTGCCTTGGATTTCGAACAACttgtactttaaaaataaactaattacaGAATATACTTACATCAAATGAAGGCGGTTTAATATAggaaataattgaatattaacCATTTTCAGACTATGCTCCCGGTGAAGCTGGGCCACACCCCAGCCGGAGCCTCTGCGAGACAGTTCGTGCACTACGGGCAAGGTATAGCCGGGAAAGAATTCCGGCGGTATGACCACGGAACCCTGCTGAAGAACCGCAGAGCGTACGGATCCTGGAGTCCCCCTCGATATGACCTTTCCAGGGTTACCACCCCTGTCTTCTTGCATTACTCCGATAATGATCCGTTGGCGCATGTTAATGACGTCGATAGATTGTTTAGAGAACTCGGAAGACCCATTGGAAAATTCAGGATTCCGTTAGCGACTTTCAGCCATTTGGACTTCATTTGGGCTAAAGATGCAAAGTCGCTTCTATTCGACCGCGTTATCAGCCTCATCAAGTCAATGGacctaaataattttgataaatctaCCCAAACCTAAATCTTggaataaatagataaaggTGATATGATGGACTATCAATACACACTTATACCACTAGTGTGAGACTGATTTATAtgacaacaaacaaataagcAATATTGTGTAGGTACGCCAATAATACATTATTGGCTAAATTCAAGTTCTCCCGGTAAATTTTCGAGTATTTTGACCGCCTGCCGTCATTACCGTCCTTCAAAATAAAGAGCCACAggtttattattcataaattagggTACTTACCTAGCAAAAAGATTCTTGTTTTTGTAGAAATTTGAATGTGGGTAATTAAGTACGGTGATCGAAATGCTCAAAAACTCACCCTCCCACACCACTTATATGCACACACCACAGGCACACCGTTACaaagtgttatatatataatatagataatatcgATGTTGTTTCAGTCAAACTACTTTTACCAACCTCTTCAGTCAAAAGTAGTTTTGACTGATTTCGTTATTATCTGGCGATATTTGTTGGAGAAATTATTGTTGGGGATAACCACGGGATAAGAGAAGCTAAGACATTCCTTTATCACCTCTTATTACAAAGTGTATctcttaaactaaaataaatattataataagtatctttggcaataaagtgatttttattatttattattattttattgttgcctaAGACTCgctatgggaaaaagagacagcacgTGGACGTTAAAAATACTAcgagtttgtatgttatgGTAGGCCTTCAGAACTTTCGGCCTAGCTCTCGGCTCGCTTCCTtaaacatgtttatattttctattgagTAATGAAATctagtatatttgttttttttttgttcacatttatttgcgtatttatattcatttattttcaaactaaGTATAAAAGGTGTATTTATATAGACAATTAAATGCCactcatataaaataaatgaaacacagtttaaaaacaaaaacaaatactttctACCAAATCACGTAAGTGCAAAACATACTCGTCAACTCAATGCGACTCTTACGGCGATGATAGGTGGCGAGTGGGCGCTCGGGCGAGCGATTGAGCCGCGAAGTACGTTGAGTTCGGCCATTTTCTGGCCGAAACCGAAACTAACACCGGAACTAGGTTTCTTGGCCGAAACTGCCCGAAACCAACAACAAGTAtccaaaatattgtaacatgcTGTGGTGTCACATCTTCACCTCGCCCACAGATATAGGTACGTAGCAATTGCCATGCCCACAAACCGGGCGTCCTAGCTAAGCAAAACTTGCGACAAGGCAGAGTGAGGCGGTGTGATGTGACGATATCTAATCGTATGAATGTACCGTACCTATTTAGTACTTactttagtaataataatcatttggccagaaaataaaaatttggagGGGAGTAATAAAATTCAGCCGGCAATTCTTGTTCCACAATCTTACTTACTATTCGGGCTCAGTGGCTCAAAATGAATCTTGGTCTCCAACACAAGAGCGTCACCGGTCGCGCGCCAGCTTCTGCCAGTCGTCACTATATAGCTAGCAGCTCGCGCAGGTAATATCCAGCACGCCACTTCAGCGGTATCTGGTATGATCGATCGATGATAAACTCTCTTCACTGGACGGATTtctacatcctcacaaaatgGTCGAGTCAGCGAAGTCGCTGTGCCTTGTACTCGCCCGTAATATTAGGCTCGCCGACTTGCtctaataatcataatatttatttggacaGCAAGAACTGATcagtaatatttcaattatttactcACCATAAGTTGCTGACTAATtagcttttttaattaactaactttttagtttttgcttgtaaaatatatttaacaagcaaaaactaaaaaaaacaaaaatcccGCCTAcgacataataacaaaatacgaATACTTCGCTGACCGTTTGAATAACGCCAACAATATTTACGTGTACGTATACGCATAGCATCGCATCGCATTGTACTCTGCGTTGGACGCTGAGTTTATGtgacgtaatttttttatgcgcGAAGTGCATTGATTTGAGTTGCGTGGTCTGGGCGTTAGTGGGAGGTCCTACTCAGTCaactatattattgtattgtaacatTTGATGAACCATGTGCtctaattaatatatgtttgccttcatttattttttcatggtGCCAACTCAAAATATcacttaaaatgtttaaatagtaGTAGTATTGACCAAATCAATTGAGAGTTTAGGCTGTGGTATAGTTGTGAAAAGAAACACATCAGCAGTATATAATTATCGAAGCGTTGATAGAATGAGTATAGCACTTACCTCACGCAAATctttaaatatgattaattaCACTGAAAATGCACTTATCTGTTTGACAGTACGTAAGTGAATATAACATAACAACATATTTATGGGGTGcctgattatttttatcagcGATCCGATCTCATACCGTTTGTGATTATGCCAATAATTTGTCATATTTAaatcttgatatttttaatcttaatgttttgaatttttaaaaaagaaaacagaatATGAATTCTAAATAGTAGTTATTTTCTTGCCAAATTGAAGCATAGTTACAGTAAGTAATTGAAGCATGCCGCTTCGAGATTTTCGTTTTTTACCTCGCCCCATGCTGCTACCATTGATGTGATGTATCTTCTCACAAGCGGCATGATATCAGACAACATCATTTAAGATGCTAGATTAGAGGtggtaagtattttatgtacttaaacatcaaggttttacccgagcgaagccggcagGGGTCGCTAGTAGTTATACTAGTAGTATAAGTATGGGATATTTTTAACTATCGTAATTAAGGCATTGAAATCTtaagttgtttttgtttttaattcctGTGAAATAATAGATGCTTAATCTGTTATAGGTACAGTaagtactataaaaataagtactataaaaacaatatttgttgGGGTGCCTGATTATATTAATCAGCGATGCGATCTCCTACCGTTTgagattgtatttattttatcttaagcggttgaatttataaaaaggtgtaaatatcttgttttatacagtatttttttactagacTGAAGCATGGCGCTTCGAGagagtatttttgttttttgcttTGCCATATCTATGGCAGCAGCTGGAAAGTCACCCCATGCTGCTACCATTGAGGTGTTGTATAAGACGCTTCTCACAAGCGGCAGGATATCAGACAACATCATTGAAGACGCTTCTTTAGATGTTGTAAGTGTTCAAATTTTAGTATCTAAGTTGGCCCTCAAAATCAGCAGCGATGCTGTAGAATAAAATAGTACTAATTGAGATAATTCAATCAGaagcacaaaataatattaatttgttgaaatgcaaaaaaaaacaatatcggTAGGTAATATCTATGTACATAACTATGGTACAGAACGCgtaatatacctatgtagTATGAGAAAgggtagtttaaaataataagtacgtATGATTGTAGAAATTATGATTGATCGACTTGTCATTTCTTGTAGCCTGAACTAGtaagaaaatacaattatcCGTTGGAAGAGCACACGGTGACGACTCCGGACGGCTACATCTTGGGCATGCACCGCATCCCGCACGGCCGCGACAAGAACAACGTGCCCAGGGACAGGCCCATCGTTTTCCTCATGCACGGACTCGTGTCGTCCTCAGCTGATTTCATTCTTCTAGGTCCCGGATGTTCTCTTGGTGAGTGAAGGTGACaattattaactaaaaaatTAGGATGGGTATAGATTTCTAATGCGAATCTTAAAATTTAGCATGCCATCatacatcatatttttaaaaagttcagTATACTTTTTCACTTTAACCAGCTTATTGTTTATGGTTTTTTGCGAAATTAATGCGTTGGTGTAACTTAgcttaatttgattaaaagtaGATTAGACCTAATagttcaaataattttcagcATACATATTGGCCGAAGAAGGATTCGACGTGTGGCTAGGCAACGCTCGCGGTAACTACTACTCACGTAGACACACGCGCCTGAACCCTGACAGTTGGTTCAGCACAGCATTTTGGCAATTCTCTTGGGACGAGATAGGAAACATTGACTTGCCTGCGATGATCGACTATGCTCTGGCCGTGACTGGCCGTCAAAGACTCCACTATATTGGACATTCTCAAGGAACTACCACTTTCTTCGTTTTGGGTTCTCTCCGACCAGAATACAATGCAAAGATTATTTCCATGCACGCTCTTGCACCTTCGGCATACATGGAACACAGTCCAAATCTCTTATTAAGGTTCATATCTCAATTTGCGAATAATATGGAAGTACGTATATTTAAACTTGGTAgtttactttgaaataataattataatcgaacaaaataaagtacttatgGAAATTAAGTTATTCAAATGAAGTTGTTTTTCAGTTTGCTCTGTCACTTCTTGGGGTTGGCGAATTCTTCCCTAACAACAATGTGATGACTTGGGCAGGTCAAGCTCTTTGCATGGACGAAGTGGTGACTCAAATCCTAtgtagtaatataattttcctgATGGGCGGCTGGAACGAAAGTCAACATAATGCAGtgagtaatttttaaaattatatttcaaacagTATAACTTGTTTATCACTTTGATAACATGttatagtttaagtaatttgatTTTCCTTTCTCATTTGAAATAAGATTGCTTTGTACCATACTACCCAGAGCAGCTcattctaattaaatttaattctaaattcGGAACAACTCTTTCAAACTCGAATGGTTTGATGTGGAGCAATTGTGAAACAAATTTTCATCGTGTAAACAAAGACTAAGTAGATTACATTGACTGAAAGTTctaatttgattacagacgATGATCCCAGTGATAATGGGACATTCTCCAGCGGGTGCGTCCGCGAGACAGTTTGTGCATTACGCCCAAAGTATCGCTGGCAGGCAGTTCCAGCGGTACGACCACGGTACCCTGCTGGCTAATCGCAGAGCCTACGGAACCTGGAGTCCTCCTCGATATAACCTCTCCAAGATTACGACTCCCGTGTTCTTGCACTACTCCGACACCGATCCCATGGCTCATGTTCGCGACGTGGACAGGTTGTTCCGGGAGCTTGGCAGACCTATTGGTAAATTCAGGGTTTCGGAGCCAAAATTCAGCCATTTTGACTTCATATGGGCCATCGACGGCAAGGAACTCCTGTACGATCGCATTATTAATCTTCTCTGGTCCATGGACGCCAATGGTCTTTACGGCGACATTAAAGTATAGTAATACAATTAACAgatatgtgttttattttaagttcacatttatttttatttactttattcttaggtaagtaagtaaattaaataccgGTCTCAACGGGCTAAGCAAGCAAGAGATGGcttttattttaggtacaaattaaaaaagttatagtGAATAAAAGTTTTGAGATTGTTCAGGTGATTGTATCGcgtattaacatttatatggaaaaaatCCAATAGTCATCTAATACGAAGtgtataggtataggtacatatgttttatttagtaaaacgttttatttgaattgtcTATATAGACCTAAGTCATTTCAATAATCACATAGGAAATCAAGGACCCAGTTtcatgaattttatattagctTCACTACTTTCGGTCCATATCTTCTTagatgtttttaataaaattatacctaccaACTTAGAAAAATTGTGCCTAAGtggtaaaaagtaatttatattgctgGAGAAACCATGCCGCGTCGACAGTAAATACGAAAAAACAAcgcaaatgaaaataaatgaatcttGCCATCAGAAAATTCAAGAAGTTATCTTAATAGAACAAACTGTGGGCGGCCtgtatcaaaaataatgactttctgtttgttattgttatgcTTACCCATTAAGGTGCCAGTAAGTAACAAGTGAGTGGGATTAGCatgataattatgaaatcAAAAAAGGGAGAGTGACtggtataaattaatattatttgtgtgcTATTTCgacttatacatattaaaaaaatcctctacattgaataaatttacataaaaaaaattaggtgATAAAgtcacagcaacagagtaagaatttgaaaaaaaaatctgtctgtctgtatgtctgtctgtttgcacacgctaatcttcggaactactggacgtatttgaatgaaacttttttgttatatagctattaagcctgggcaacaaataggatataaatgattttgaaaattggaacacatgatggagaacaatgatgatacagctaaactataggaaatattgaaatgacgccttaacaaaaattattcagactgatgagcattttctgttgaaatataaaaatcgaagatctggaacacctaaCGCAGACCCAtaatggtacagctaaactataggaaatatagaaatgacgccctaacaaaagttgttcagtctgatgagcattttttgtctaggtataaaaatttaatatctaaaacacctgatgcagacacatgatggtacagctaaactataaaaaatatactttttcagtctgattagcatctttTGTATGTAcaggtatcgttacatttatctgtacaatttctttaataattttgactccttatcaaaaattgttaggccacgcgaacgaagtcgcgggcaccagctagtatataaatatgaatatatttctaGTATGATGCACGCCACCCACTC
This portion of the Plodia interpunctella isolate USDA-ARS_2022_Savannah chromosome 10, ilPloInte3.2, whole genome shotgun sequence genome encodes:
- the PDCD-5 gene encoding programmed cell death protein 5 yields the protein MDDPDLEKIRQQRIAQLQAQHGGGDPNQVKAQEERMQAMEEAKHTILAQALDQNARARLNTIKISKPEKAGMVENMICRMAQMGQVQSKISEQELIQLLESINQQMPKTNSSVKFDRRRAAIDSDDDDI
- the LOC128673230 gene encoding lipase 3-like, with amino-acid sequence MAFHKSLFLLCVGVSVVVAGRSPQADKIEALYKTLGGVGRISDNVLEDASLDVPELVRKYNYPLEEHTVSTGDGYILRMHRIPHGRDSHSTPGGRSVVFLMHGLLSSSADYVLMGPGCGLAYILAEEGFDVWMGNARGNYYSRRHTNLNPDSLLSTAFWSFSWDEIGNIDLPAMIDYTLRVSGRDRLHYVGHSQGTTSFFVMGSLRPDYNAKIISMHALAPVAYMANNQNLLLRFISQYANNIEFALSLIGVGEFLPNNNVMTWAGQALCMDEALFQPVCSNILFLVAGWSQDQHNAPELVRKYNYPLEEHTVTTPDGYILGMHRIPHGRDKNNVPRDRPIVFLMHGLVSSSADFILLGPGCSLAYILAEEGFDVWLGNARGNYYSRRHTRLNPDSWFSTAFWQFSWDEIGNIDLPAMIDYALAVTGRQRLHYIGHSQGTTTFFVLGSLRPEYNAKIISMHALAPSAYMEHSPNLLLRFISQFANNMEFALSLLGVGEFFPNNNVMTWAGQALCMDEVVTQILCSNIIFLMGGWNESQHNATMIPVIMGHSPAGASARQFVHYAQSIAGRQFQRYDHGTLLANRRAYGTWSPPRYNLSKITTPVFLHYSDTDPMAHVRDVDRLFRELGRPIGKFRVSEPKFSHFDFIWAIDGKELLYDRIINLLWSMDANGLYGDIKV